From Candidatus Angelobacter sp., a single genomic window includes:
- a CDS encoding ice-binding family protein: MTQRLSKRRSSSDRQATSRSWRAPRSRAPGGTTVAGDLGVWTGSAMTGFAGIPPGGPGTVSGTMHAGDAVAQTAQGDLTTAYNDAAGRTLAPVDVANADLGGRTLAPGLYKSSGTLAITGNLTLDAQGDPNAVFIFQIASSLDTAAGSQVILSGSANAANIYWQVGSSATLGTTSIFKGMILADQSISLATGTTLDGRALARIGAVTLDANAVAIPNTVIGAVTLVSATELIGPYTSASGQSVNTETKTITVPLSGSMQYYRIMSGTALTISAISLSGGNVLITYN, from the coding sequence ATGACGCAGCGGCTGTCCAAGCGCCGGTCCAGCTCGGATCGGCAGGCAACTTCGCGGTCCTGGCGGGCTCCACGGTCACGAGCACCGGGGGGTACGACGGTTGCCGGCGACCTGGGTGTCTGGACGGGTTCTGCAATGACAGGCTTCGCGGGAATTCCGCCGGGTGGTCCAGGAACTGTGAGTGGGACGATGCACGCGGGGGATGCGGTCGCACAAACAGCCCAAGGTGATTTGACCACTGCGTATAACGACGCGGCCGGACGAACACTGGCTCCGGTCGATGTGGCCAACGCAGATCTCGGCGGCCGGACGTTGGCCCCCGGCCTCTATAAATCATCGGGCACGCTGGCAATAACAGGGAATCTCACTCTCGACGCTCAGGGCGATCCAAATGCTGTCTTCATTTTCCAGATAGCGTCTTCACTCGACACGGCAGCCGGCAGTCAGGTTATCCTGAGCGGCAGCGCCAATGCCGCCAACATTTATTGGCAGGTCGGCAGTTCTGCCACGCTAGGGACGACTTCGATCTTCAAAGGAATGATCCTGGCTGATCAGTCAATCTCGCTTGCCACCGGCACAACTCTGGACGGCAGAGCGTTGGCACGGATAGGCGCGGTTACTCTGGACGCCAATGCCGTTGCGATTCCAAACACAGTAATTGGCGCCGTCACATTGGTATCCGCGACAGAACTCATTGGTCCGTATACCAGCGCTTCAGGACAATCAGTGAATACCGAGACCAAGACCATAACGGTTCCTTTGTCAGGTAGCATGCAGTATTATCGTATCATGTCAGGCACGGCGCTTACTATTTCCGCCATCTCCTTATCCGGTGGCAACGTGCTGATAACTTACAATTAA
- the floA gene encoding flotillin-like protein FloA (flotillin-like protein involved in membrane lipid rafts), whose protein sequence is MLAEIPQPIQIFAWGVLGVLVLIVLVILINFFSIWIRALFSGARVTYTELIALRLRSVPVGLVVDTRITAVKSGLEVSIDDLSTHYLAGGNIEMVVLSLIAAKKAGIRLDFDRACAIDLATKGTGKTVLEAVKTSVNPKVIDCPNPAPGKTTIDGVAKDGIVVKAKARVTVRTHLERFVGGATEETIIARVGEGIVATIGSADSYKDVLEHPDSISKTVLGKALDSNTAFEILSIDIADVNVGENVGARLQAEQAEANKLIAQAQAEVRRAAAVAVEQEMLARVQEMHARVVEAEAQVPLAMAEAFRSGNLGIMDFYRMKNIQADTGMRDSIAGAGGTGTAGGAAGAQTKPSGS, encoded by the coding sequence ATGTTGGCGGAAATCCCCCAGCCCATCCAAATCTTTGCATGGGGCGTTCTGGGTGTGCTGGTGCTGATCGTCCTGGTGATCCTGATCAACTTCTTCAGCATCTGGATTCGCGCCCTGTTTTCGGGCGCGCGCGTCACTTACACCGAATTGATCGCACTGCGGCTGCGCAGCGTGCCCGTCGGCCTCGTCGTGGACACGCGCATCACCGCGGTGAAGTCCGGATTGGAGGTTTCGATCGATGACCTTTCCACACATTATCTGGCGGGCGGCAATATTGAGATGGTCGTGCTGTCGCTGATCGCCGCGAAAAAAGCCGGCATCCGCCTCGATTTCGACCGCGCTTGCGCCATTGACCTCGCCACCAAAGGCACCGGCAAAACCGTCCTCGAAGCGGTCAAAACCTCTGTCAATCCGAAAGTTATCGACTGCCCGAACCCGGCACCGGGCAAAACCACGATTGATGGCGTGGCGAAGGACGGGATCGTGGTGAAAGCCAAGGCGCGCGTCACCGTGCGCACGCACCTCGAGCGGTTTGTTGGCGGCGCGACCGAGGAAACAATCATCGCGCGCGTGGGCGAAGGCATCGTGGCCACCATCGGCTCGGCGGACAGCTACAAGGATGTGCTCGAACACCCGGACAGCATTTCCAAAACAGTGCTCGGCAAGGCGCTCGACAGCAACACAGCATTTGAAATCCTCTCCATCGACATCGCCGATGTGAACGTCGGAGAAAACGTCGGAGCAAGGTTGCAGGCGGAACAGGCCGAGGCGAACAAACTCATCGCGCAGGCGCAGGCCGAAGTGCGCCGCGCCGCCGCCGTGGCGGTCGAACAGGAAATGCTGGCCCGTGTTCAAGAAATGCACGCGCGCGTCGTCGAAGCCGAGGCACAAGTGCCGCTCGCGATGGCCGAGGCGTTCCGCAGCGGCAATCTCGGCATAATGGACTTTTACCGTATGAAAAACATCCAGGCGGACACTGGTATGCGTGACAGCATCGCGGGCGCGGGCGGCACCGGCACGGCGGGGGGCGCCGCGGGAGCGCAAACCAAACCATCCGGCAGTTGA